From a region of the Acanthochromis polyacanthus isolate Apoly-LR-REF ecotype Palm Island chromosome 3, KAUST_Apoly_ChrSc, whole genome shotgun sequence genome:
- the LOC110945316 gene encoding intelectin-like — protein sequence MLHQILSWLLMLALVEHTYSAAASFQIENLELNHTDTVRNVNATRTSFAQLEKLRNRSTYVARSCKDIRDRYDEQEDGLYYLTTADGMVYQTFCDMTTAGGGWTLVASVHENNFNGQCTAGDRWSSQQGNDANLPDGEGNWSNRNTFGTAEGATSDDYKNPGYYDISAQDMSVWHVPNNFPLKHWSLASILRYHTNNRFLSLYGGNLFELFQQYPVRYNIGSCSDRGPVFPIVYDFGDKESTKQLYGPNARAEFEPGFLTFRAINHERAAMAICSGVKPTTRCNTETYCIGGGGHFPGHLCGDFSCFDWDRVMGDNGWSASKEMRESAVLLFYR from the exons aTGCTACACCAAATTCTCTCATGGTTGCTGATGTTGGCATTAGTGGAACACACATATTCTGCAGCTGCTTCTTTTCAAATTG AAAACTTGGAGCTCAATCACACGGACACTGTGAGGAATGTTAATGCAACCAGGACAAGCTTTGCACAACTGGAGAAGCTGAGAAACAGGTCCACTTATGTTGCAAGGAGCTGTAAAGACATCAGAGACAGATATGATGAACAAGAAG ATGGGTTGTACTACCTGACCACAGCCGATGGCATGGTCTATCAGACTTTCTGTGACATGACCACTGCTGGAGGAGGCTGGACGCTGGTGGCCAGTGTCCATGAGAACAACTTTAATGGACAGTGCACAGCAGGTGATCGCTGGTCCAGTCAACAGGGCAACGATGCTAACCTGCCAGATGGAGAAGGGAACTGGtccaacagaaacacatttggAACAGCAGAGGGCGCCACTTCTGATGATTATAAG aATCCAGGTTACTATGATATATCAGCACAAGATATGTCTGTGTGGCATGTTCCCAACAACTTTCCACTGAAGCACTGGAGCCTGGCATCTATCCTCCGCTACCACACTAACAACCGCTTCCTCAGCCTGTATGGGGGGAACCTCTTTGAGCTCTTCCAG CAATATCCAGTGAGATACAACATTGGTTCATGCAGTGACAGAGGGCCAGTCTTTCCTATTGTGTATGACTTTGGAGACAAGGAGTCCACCAAACAGTTGTATGGACCAAATGCAAGAG CGGAGTTTGAACCAGGATTCCTCACATTTAGAGCAATAAACCATGAACGCGCAGCCATGGCTATCTGCTCTGGGGTCAAGCCAACTACACGCTGTAACACTGAAACT TATTGTATCGGAGGAGGAGGGCATTTCCCTGGACATTTGTGTGgggatttttcatgttttgactGGGACAGAGTGATGGGGGACAATGGCTGGAGCGCCTCCAAAGAGATGCGTGAATCTGCTGTCTTACTGTTTTACCGCTAA